The genome window TCTGCTGTTTATGCATAGCCAATCCCATCTCTGTTGAGAAATTCTGAGAAGTTCCCTAACCAGATAACACATACAGTCCCAAAAAAAAGACTCAGGCATTACAATCTTCCCCCACTACTGCTTCCCTCCCCCTCAAGCTGATGCTGtgatcccccctcccctgccttaCTGCTTCTCTAGTATTTGCTCACCTAAGTGGCACCGCACCCTGGTATTAGTCGGCCCGTAGGTCCCAGGTAGCACAGTTCCAGGCTGTAAGACGCTGAAGCAAGCATTACCAAAGCGATTGGCATTAACGAAGGTGCGTAGAGCACTGAGCGCCCGGTACGTCCATGGGCAGCTGCGACAGTTCTGTGCAATGCACTCACCCTGCCTGTAGAGGTAATAGCTATGCCAACCAGGGTGGGCATTGGCCGTCCATCCCCGTGGCATCGATGCTCCAGAGGCAAAATCCCAGGCGATGCCCTCAAATTCCCgtaagatggctgggaagctgaGTTCAAGAATCTCCACATCGTGGCGCTGGGACTCGCGGGGGAAGTATGGGGCGGAGGGCAGGTCTGGGAGGTAGAAGGCGCTGGGCTTCTGAATGGCCAGGCGTTCCCCCAGCTGGTAATGGGCCTGGTCCCGGATCCCTTTGTACAGCCGGTTCATACCTGACCACGAGTAGCGCTTGGCATAGTCTCGAAGGCTGCGATACAGGCGCTGGTTGATGGCGTCGCTCTGGAGGGTGCGGCGAGGGCATCGCTCCTCTGTTGGCACACCTTGCTGATGAGACGCGGGTACGGCCTGCCCACTCCCCACCCGGTAGCAATACCAGATAAAGAGCAAGGCCAGGGAGCCCAGCACTGCAATGGTAGGCTCTGGCCTTGGGCGCCAAGACGCGGCGTCAGGAAGGAGTGGGGAGAACAGGCCATGGAGACCCCAGTCTGCCATGATACACGGCATTTTGGGGCAGAACTAAAGCAACCTAGGAGGACTGGCTGATCTTTCTAGCCCTCCACTTCTCCACTGCCTGTCATCTGCAAATGATGCCCTTTTAACCTCTGGATCTGTGTTTGGGGCCCTTTGCTCCATAACTTGCTTGGCTGCATGGATCAATCCTTCAAGCATCTCCTTCACTTTATTTCTGTGAGTGGCTAACTTCAAGCCCCACTGACTCAGTCATTTTCCTGCTATATCCTTAAGCCCCCTAACTAGCGTTTTTACTGGACTCCCTTGCTTAATTCTCTTTTCCaaaatctctccctgcctccctcccattAATTTATGCTCATTGATATTTCCATTTATCTGTCTCCATCACTACATATATTTTTCTCATCCTCTTTGCTTAGATCTTTCCTTACATTTTTCTCTAAATTCAAATTCTATTTTTCCATACAGACTTGAGTTTCCTCCACCCTAATTGCTAATCCTGGTTTATCTCTAACCTGTTTTGTTTGTCCATTTCCCCAGTCATCCTTCCGTCTTCAGATATTGCTGTCTTCTAGGCTCTGCTCTTTTCTGACTGCCCCTCTTCTTCATCCTCGTCCCTGTTCAGCTGCTCTATTGCTGTTTGCTGATTCCTTTTCATGCACGTACACTGCTGGAGACATCCAGAGAAGATTAGGATGCTCTCCCCATGCACACACTTCTACCCACCACTGGATTCACCCCCTCCATTTGACGTCTGTCTCCTTCCTCGTATCAGCACCAGCCGAGGCTCTGCTGCGTAAACAGCCACCCGCCCAACACACACATCTATGCCTGAGATGGCTGCTGCATCTCAACGCTGGGCAAGGAACCCCTCTATAAACAGCTGCTCCCACTCCAGAATTGTGTGCACTACAGCTCTGGAGGAATGATCTCATCAGTGAATGATGAAGAATTCTGCCCTTCCATTATCCCTTTGTCTCCACGATGGATGCATGAACTGCAAAGTTTATCCAGCGAGCTGCATCTAGTGCGGTACAGGGAAGCTTTTTAGGGCCCGCCTCAGGCAAGTACGCCCCCCAGCTGCAGCATGGGCTCAGCTGCCAGCTCCACCTCTGTCACCAATTTAGGAGGCAATCCCTGCCCCCTAGCAACCACCATGCTTAGCGATTCACCTAACAACCTTACATCCAACGTGGGTCTAACATCCGCTCAATAGTCACCTTGGAACTTCCATCGCCTTCCATTACGTTGGGAACTCCCGCCCAGCATTATCAGAGTTCCCGATCTCTCCttacccccctccctccaccaaaAAATATCATCCAAAGTCAATTCACTCATCAGCCTATGGGCAAAGCACAGCCTTCTCAGGCTGTATATGGCAACTTCCAGCACCCTTCAACCATGGCtagttgggagttgcagtccatcaacatctggagggctgcatttgcCCCCCCCACTGTTTACAATAATAAATTACTCCCTACCAGtcgccagagcttggaagtaactagttataagtaactaattttgtaattaattccttttcccaGTAACTAAGATATCGCTACCTTCCATTATACTTGTAACTTAATGCAACATAATGTTGTGGTGTTAGCCTTAAAAGTTACTTGTATAGTGATGGTGTGTGGCCtcattaaaggaaggaagaagtgaaCAAGATTCCCCGCCAGCTTTTGGTCTACCTCATGCTGAATCTTCCTGCTTTATTGAGAATGTTAAGGTGACCATGATAAacagcaaaaaaaccaaaaaaattcAGCTTGTAGTTCCTAATAAATGCCAACTACAAATCTTTCTAATTAACTTTTGCAATAATCCCATCCTCCTAGCTAATAGGAAAGACCCCAGAGAGCCTTAGCAGTCAGTACAGACAGTAGCTGGGAAAGATGAGCCAATGGTCTAACATGGCGTAAGGTTGCTTTGGCAGCTCTGCATTCTTAAATAATGTTTGCCAGTAGATTGCAAAGGACTATATGTACATTTATCTTTT of Pogona vitticeps strain Pit_001003342236 chromosome 6, PviZW2.1, whole genome shotgun sequence contains these proteins:
- the ASPHD1 gene encoding aspartate beta-hydroxylase domain-containing protein 1 isoform X2, with the protein product MPCIMADWGLHGLFSPLLPDAASWRPRPEPTIAVLGSLALLFIWYCYRVGSGQAVPASHQQGVPTEERCPRRTLQSDAINQRLYRSLRDYAKRYSWSGMNRLYKGIRDQAHYQLGERLAIQKPSAFYLPDLPSAPYFPRESQRHDVEILELSFPAILREFEGIAWDFASGASMPRGWTANAHPGWHSYYLYRQGIKVPPGCELVVGGEPQCWSEGYCLLVDDSFLHTTAHNGSPMDGPRVIFIVDLWHPNVAGPERQALDYIFAPGR
- the ASPHD1 gene encoding aspartate beta-hydroxylase domain-containing protein 1 isoform X1 — encoded protein: MPCIMADWGLHGLFSPLLPDAASWRPRPEPTIAVLGSLALLFIWYCYRVGSGQAVPASHQQGVPTEERCPRRTLQSDAINQRLYRSLRDYAKRYSWSGMNRLYKGIRDQAHYQLGERLAIQKPSAFYLPDLPSAPYFPRESQRHDVEILELSFPAILREFEGIAWDFASGASMPRGWTANAHPGWHSYYLYRQGECIAQNCRSCPWTYRALSALRTFVNANRFGNACFSVLQPGTVLPGTYGPTNTRVRCHLGIKVPPGCELVVGGEPQCWSEGYCLLVDDSFLHTTAHNGSPMDGPRVIFIVDLWHPNVAGPERQALDYIFAPGR